A stretch of DNA from Anthonomus grandis grandis chromosome 22, icAntGran1.3, whole genome shotgun sequence:
CCGATCTATAATAAATCGGTTAGTTTAGGTTTAAACGAGTATGCGAGTATTAGATTTCTTGTTATTCTTAGTCATAGTATTTATGTATGTTGTAACTTTGTTAAGGGTAGGagtaaatgaataaataatcaGTTTGTAAGAAGAAGGAAAGTTCtaagaatatttagaaataacGTCTAGAGGGTACTAGAAAAATCAGAGGTTCTAGAAATGTATGAAAACGTGCCGAGAAATATCGTATGACTATACcaataatgtttcaaaaaatgaaataaataaagtctGCTTTAAATAATAGTATCCAAATGAAAACACTATATTATATTTGATggtaatttaaattagtttttttttgaactgcTGCTATTTCAGGTTGTACGGTATATATTGTCGAAtagatgttatatattattggaTTTTGGATGGCTCCGTATATAATTGGACAAATAGAAATCATTAAGTCATAGTTTAGTTTCACCTTATTCAATTAATCCATATTACAAAATACAAgtgtaacaaaatatttaaaacctgGAAGGAAAACAGCAATTTTTACGACCAGAATTCTATacttatatatttaattcaaatttcaaGAGCTTGAATAAAACATGTTACGATTGAGATGTTCCATGAATTTTACTggcaaaaataaagaaaaattaaagatttacttgCAACATGAAACAACCTTGATGATTCTTTAGAatcacaatatttaataaaaacgacCGAGACTATATTCAAACCAATGCGATAGTGTACAAGGAAAATACTCGCACTATAAGCACAGATAAtatcatttctttttttaaacctaCAGAAGCCAGGAGCGAATATTCTTGGAATGAGATTTTTTGTGTTCAGTGACGACgaggaaaaatataaattccctcaagaatttaatttttgtgcaaGATTTTTTTCCCTTGACACTGTTGCTTGCAAATATAAACTATGAACCTGCTCTATGTTAAGATCTGGTGTATATagaataagtttaaaatagcGTCCATGCTATCTTTCggtaaataaattctaaaaaagtaCTTAATCCTATAATCCAGTGATGCCAAAATGACATCGAGTTTTTTAAGTCGTCTGTGTATATTCAAGGCTGGAGTATTGAATATGTTCCTTCATCAAGTTAATTGAAAAACTAGTTAAAAATTGagccatatatttttttagttccaACAATATAGTGACTCAATTGCGGGTTGGCTTAAGAATATCCGAACAAAAGATGgcatgtttaatttatttaatggcTCATATTGCCAGATAAATGGTGCCGGGACTCCAGCAGTTTTTCGTGCCTTGTGAAAAGCATTTGACGGTACCCACCACAAAATTTGCTGCGGAAATTATATCATCTAAATTCTAGAAGGTTGACAGCAGGGGCTGTTTGTGGCATCTGAATGTTCTGGAGGCCATCTTAGTACTTTTCGGTGCCGCGTGTATCTATTTTGGTGCTATTATTTTTTCTCCTATATATAAATGATCTTATATCAATCTTAATGTTTAGGCAAAATTCACTCTGTTTACAGATTAGTCCAGCCGTTATTAGTTATAGTCATTAcataaagtattttaataaagtcatTGACAGCTCATATTTAGAGAGCCTATAATGGACGTTTGCAGAAAGCTGTCTACAGGTCACAATGGCTATTTACGAGCTTCGAAAGTCAGTTTATTTTTCATGTCTGTGGGGCTAAACCAAAGGGCTCTCCAAAATGTTTcataattcaaaattcaaaaagtagcCTGCTTGATTTTCAAGAATCGTGTTGTAAGTTTATAACTCTAAATCCAAGGTACATTACGcgctaaatgaattttatttaagttttccaattttctcGTCCGCATTatctctaaaataaattttttacgaaGTAAATATAGTGTTTAATTATTTGACAAGAAACGACATTTATTTAAGTCCTTAAACATAAATAAGAGACTTCTGAGTAGCAAAACTTATTATTCGCAGGCCAAGCACTATTATGTTAATTGCCAAACTCGGAAGAttccattcattttttttatggcATGTAGGTTGGTATACTTATAGATGGTTTTATTCAGCAcaacaagatttttatttagtttctcCCTTGAGCTTTGCTTACTGATAGATAAtatcagaaaaacaaaatattgttgTATATCTCTAAAAAAAGGGAATGCAATATTTACACACACTTAATCTGTAAACGCCTGAAACTAAGCTACGTAGTCTTATCTTTATGTAGGATCGGAGTCCTGAATAGAAACATATGTGTTCTCCACGACTACATAGAAGGCAGCTAACCTCCAATAGGAATATAAAGCAGTCATACTTTTTATCACTCAACGTATGGAACTGCTGATGAGTCATGACGGCTGTCTTTCTATGGgaattgtaaattaaataataaagaccATTTGCAGCGTCAGAACTGTCATGAAACgcaaaataatttgaattttcaatTACTATATATGAGTAATGTCATAGGACAcaataaagataaatatattGCATTAACGAACTGAGTAGTGTAGGAGACTGACCACGTCAGagcttatatataaaatattaagtcGATGTGGGCTTGTAATTTCGTTTACGCCACTTGACATCGCCCGCAGTCGTAGTTAAAGAATTCTTCATGTAAACGCCCCTTAACAATAACAATTCGCGGGACATCCGTCATAAATAAATGCGTGCGCAGAATTTAAATTATGGCGGTAggcacttttttttttacagatatggtgtaataaaaatgtgcgaaaataaaaaattggaacaaatattaattattataaaataataatgcttAGAATTATCAAATTTCAGGAACTAAATAACAGAGAAGCTCTATAATAAAGTTCATATAATGGCTCATTaggtatatataatattataatagataaaaaataaacatattctGCATCTATAGCGTAATCtctaaattgaaatatttatattcatatacTGGCTCCTACACAAAATACACACATGCAACTTAAAATAATAGAGAACGTTAATGCTTTACTGATTCTTCAATTCGTTAGTAGGAGAGACGTTAtcgttctctttttaatttctgaCATAGAGTTGCCAGTTAACACATTGATTTTCGCATCAAAGATTTGTGGTTGGCCAGGTCGGTATACCCTCAAATATGTATTTTGATATGAAGTctcaatttatttacttaatctGGGATAATTTCATGTCATAACTATTATTTGTCCACGCGTAATCTAGTTTTTAGTTAGGTAAAATTACTTTCGTTTATAGAATAGTATGAGTAAATGTCACATAAAATGAATCTGTAATAAACTCTAtggtttatatttaaaagtaattataaCTGACAAATATGAATCGGTAATATAAAATTAGTCAATATATTGGTAGATTTATTTCAGAACAATATTCAAAATGATGCCGATCAAAAGAAATCATTGTAATTATCCACACATTGCTGAAATAAAATTGCTgtgtaaactaaaaaaatctacttacggaaaatgaaaacaacaaagtaactaaaaaattttatttaaaggtacagtacaaaaatgtttaaactaCATTAATCTTACTTTCCTTTGGCTCAGTCCAATAAGAAATATTGCTAATAATCACAACCTCTCAGCATCTTTACTACATTAAGGCACTAAGTGCATcacttttcgaaaaaaaagaATCTTGCTTTAAGGGAATGTCCAAaagaaaatttagattttaaagtaattaaggTTAAGGATTCTAAAACAATAATGTTAATGTAAAACCAGCAGCCGTTCACGTTTCGGCTATGAACTAGTAAAAATTAACTTAGTTATTTTAGACCCCCAACCTTagatataacaataaatacaaattagATTCATTTGATCAATTGCATTATTGTTACAACGTTGAGATCAACAAAATAGCAGTACATAGTGtactaatataaataacataaataacaaaaatgctAACATAAGCTGTTCCCTCCTCGACAAACTTACACTTACATAGAAACCGACATTTTTAGTTAATATGGAACTGAATTCTGTTTGGCTATTAAGAAATACAAacagtgtttaaaataaatcggGCTATAatgttaactttttttaattgattggATCTTTGATAAATATTGGTTTGCTGTTGTCATAatttctatttcaataaaatcgatacatatttttttttctgaacaaGGTCAATAATATATTCaacattataatatattattgctGCTTAATTATAAATTTGCATTTAAAGATAAGAAATCCAAACAATCAATGTCAAAATGATCCTATACTACAGCTTATGATTTGCAACGaacgaaaaacaaaatttagaaatagataaaatataaaGGGAACGGGCTTACATTTCAcgatcttaatttaaaataacgacTTTATTATTCTTACCTTCAATCCACtagttaaaaatgtttaacgTTGAATACAAATTTTGAATAACTGAAATTAGACTCGTccccttttcaaaaaaaaagcaaaaattctAACGtcatttaatgataaatataaaaatacattttggtGAAATACCTATTTACATTTTACTACAAGTCatgtcaaaaataatattatatacacaCATGCTTTTGATTTATATGCATATCGATTTAAGGATcagtaattaaaattactgGGGTTAAGAGTATTTTAAGTTCGACATAgacattttaaatcattttgatgTACTAATAACTATTGAGCatacaataaaatttcaaaaatattaaaaatgacagCAACCCTATGGTTCGTCCATATTAAGTTCTTTTTTCAATGTattcaaaataagtaaaaatacataaatattatcttaaaatatcGCTCGAAAAAATGTGTGAAAGGTTTAATCTTATTCtgttattttaagcaaaaatattaagataaaggctcatatttaaaatatccaacGAAACAAATGTACTCAAATGGTGAAATACTGCATATAACTGAGCactaacattttaaattattattaacagtttcaataatattaaacaaacgttttgttcaaaattatctGTGATAATTTCACAATTTGTAAAACCAACATGACTATTTAGACAAGGTATAAGCCCACTAGaagttttaaataacaaaacataTAATATAACAATCTTAAAGGCCACatatttgtttcatattttatgatttctttaatCAAAAATAGTATCAACAGAAATATCGATAAGGTATAAATAAcagtctttaaatttaaaacagccgttttccaaaaaaagtaaCCTAACAAATAACTTACTACATAGCTGTTTATGTTTCGATACCACTGCCACTTTTTTCATGATCAATATTGTCATAAATCAGCAATTAAAAACTTCTGTGACAAAGGAATTGAAAGAGTAAGTGGAAAACAAGGACTATAATATGTACACATTTGTTAAACTCTAATAACTAAACCACCGCATTAAAAtgagaacaataaaaaattagaacatatAAAAGATTCAAACAAGAAGCTACaatcttgtttttaaatatgaaatttacaAAGTCAGTTATTTTCCAATGAATTCTAATCATTTTACACTATTTTACTGTTCATGATATTTGCAGTATAATATTATCCTTGTTTTGCGCTTCTCCTTTGTGATCCTTACCTCTAATGCGTATACAGAACGCtctataatttgaataaaaacaaTCTTTCTGATATTGCTAATTTGGTCGATTAGCTTGGTGTAAAACTTCCTATACTAAAGTAGCATTGGAACTTGATCGGTTACCCGATTGGCTAGGACGATTGTTATTTTCTTGATGCTGTAACCAGTTGTTTATGTCTCCGGGGTACCTCTGAGAAACAGTTGGTACTTCGGCGTATCTCTGGTCCTCACTTGAGTTTAAGCTACTGCTCATCCTCCTAAATAATTTCAAGAATTCTTAAAAGACTTGACATGGatggaataaataataaagatttgaattacacattttaagataatacataaaatacagttaaatttaaataaactcatttaaaattcaaatttaggtATATGTTTAAGAAGGTCAATTTAAATCTGCTGAATTCTAATAGGTAGTAGCAGTAACTTTTTTCTATTAGTCCAACAAAAGTTAggcttttattattataattttgtattaattttttcaataaaatgtcctgtgtatatatttaaatacttaaaacctttaaacaaattttaaaaaatattatagtaataaaatatttaaaagaaatggtttgtatGTACAATggtattgtatttttaattgagTTCTTTTTAAATGAGTACAACTTTCATTTCAACTGTTCGAAAAGATTGGAAGAATAATATAATCAAGTTAAGAAAAGATAGTTgaataatatatcataaataATGTGCATATTAGAACCTTGACAAATTGTActagtattttctttaaaatttcatattttaagcaacaggtaaataaaatttggtaaagCAGTTTTCACaagcatttaaattattaaaaggacTGTGTTGATACTTCGAACCGTTAtttgtcataactttttttttccaaaatttaaagcaaaaaaatttacacaaaaGGGATCTTACCTGTGAGAATCGAGTGTGATATTGTCATTGGGTGAATCAGGCACTCCATTCTGTGAAGTTTCCCAACTTTGCCAATTACCAGTCAAGTTCCTACTACAAGCAGCTCCTCTGGGTGACAGGCTTAAATTGCTGGACCTTTCAGTAGCCTCCTTTTGGGGACTTTTCTTGAATTTCGTTGAGTACTTGTAAAAATCGCTCATTTCAAAAGGCTTTGTTTCTTCGTGATATGGCTTTATGATGCCTTGTTGTACCATCATACagtttttaggaatattattgtTTAACATCTCTATGTTTAATTGTTCCGATACTCTCGGGCTCGGATTGGATTCGGCTGGAATTTCTAAAAGTGGCTTCGGAGATACAGGACTGTGTCTATACCCATAgttatttacttgaaacttctcaTTAGAACAAGGAGAATCGGCGGAATGTTCCGGAGATGTCCTCATAGCTGTAAAGGCTTGGTCTGGCAGAAAAGTAGGGGGAACGGTGGATTGAGATCGGCTTAAGGGTTGACATTCGTTTAGAGGGCCGTCCAAAGAGGTTTCCACCCTATATGATAAATGAGTTTCAAAacacaaatacatttttagaaattaagATTAAAGCGAAAAGCAGTAAGCAAATCGAACAAAAATAGGCAAAtgagcatttttaaaatgtgtggGTAGTAAAGCATACATACTCTTTCATTGCGACATGCAAATTCCTCTAATGCGGCAAAATCCAAATCTATAATTCAGTTAATTATAAATGCAGATATGTTTATATGCATAACCAGACTCGAAAAACTAAACGATCAAGGGGCagtcacttaaaaaaaattgtatattgtataaaattgtattttgcaACGTCCATACCATATTTTTCGAACTAGGCAAGGTGCATGCTATATTATGACctaatttgaaaaatctatatGATCCAACTGAGCTCTCTGTTTTAACTCATGTGTCagaaatatagtaaatttacagGAAGCCTAAGATTGGTCGTCAAGTTGATGTGACTTTGCAGAACATTTTTacatgttatttatattttcaagaaaCCAGCTTTTATTTCATCTAAGTTACAACATTGCAACTGATATAAAATTAAGGGTCAGAATCCAgaaacttatttatttctttttttttttaattggcaaTGTGGCAGCGAACAATAAACACATGAAATGGTATTTGCACATGATTATGAAATAATATAAGACCATGATGATCTAAGTATAAAATAGTAGTCATTTATGTGTGACATACCAAGTTACCAACCAATTATAATGTAATTAAAGGGACACTTTTAGTAGTAATACCTTCaataatgctaaaaaattatatttcttgcAGCCTAAATTAGAAACATAATTATGCATAAAAACCAAACAcattaaaacataattatagCATTTGCATTTTATAATCCTGTCACAGAAAGCTAAGATAAAACATTGAAGTCTTACCAAtctttttctttcctttttaaaattggcCTTGGTCTTCTTTCTCCATCGCATGAAGACACAGTATCATCGCTTGGGTGATAAATATTCTCTGTATTTAGCCCAACACTGCCTAGAGATTGGGTCCTAACCAATGCTCTACCATCGATATGCCTCTTAAGAGGATGCAACTAAGtagataaagaaataaaaatataatttaatatatatattacgGACAATGATGATAATCCGTTCATTAACGATATCGACCGGTTATTATCGTATATGTCCGACTGCATGGGATACTAACGATAATGGCCGGGCAATAACGTAAGCATCCAAGTAACATGGGCAATATTGATAAACAGtgaatgaaattatattttttcgtatttgtCCGAGCATTATTGTTAACGCCTACGGAAGAGCGGGCCCGCGTGATTTTAGAGTAGTAATAGTtagctcttttgaaaatgcttttatatGTCTTATAAACTTTGTAAGTAATAGAGTATGTACACTTTCTTGTGAGAAcactgaaataataaaacaaatcatttaAGGTACAAACAGTGGGATCCTCAAGAACAAATTTACAAGATCTGAATTAAATCGATGTTTAGAGAAgtttatattataagaaaatctttGTGAGActgtaaaagaaaaagaaatatccCTTAGACAAGCTGCATCAGAAAACTGTATATTTGGAGGACAGGGATATAAGGGGTGCCATTGTAAGGGCTGGtgcaaaaacaataattacaacataatatttaacataataattataataataacaataattgtgCTTGTCGCTCTAATAAAAAGATATGCAATTCTAAGTGCCATGGATCATTACCACGTACCAATAAAAGTGACTAATAAAGTCCTCTTCCAATATTTTGTTACACTCTTTGtattaaccatattttatttaaaatttttaaatttctatccattataaatagatatttaacCAGCTTTAATCGTTAATGTTAATATTGCCCCTCTATTCTTGGTCGTTAACGACGTTGGCCGgacaaaaacgaaaaaatgataaattaaatatatatgctTTCAACATTGTCCGAGATCGTTGGACATTTTCGATATTTTCCCGTTAATAACGATATTGCCCAACTAATATATAGCTATTAACGATTATCTCCGCTAAATATTGTTAACGTCAAATTTACCATAACATATATACGCCCAAACTTAACATATACATGAATTTTAATACTGACtaccttataaaataaaatgttacatAGAACTTACTACCGGCTTGCGGAATCCATTTTCCTCATCAGGACGAGCTTGATTTGTTATTTCGTCAAAAACCTCTTTTTTGGTAATCGCACGCCTTCTGTCTAAGCTGCCAAATCTGaaagaaatacatatatatagtattacttgtaaataaaaacaacatcattaacattaataatatgTTTTGTTAAATACCTTTTGTCACATTGGCTAGTCCACAAAGTGCCAGCAATAGAGGATGCCTCTAACCTTCCATGAATATCCGACATTCCATTATTCTCGTACTGTTGATGAGGCTGAATAGTAACGAGGTTCGAATGTCTGTCGAAAGTATTAGTATTTCTTGGCGTACCAAAAGTGGGCTCCGTCTGGTTGTGTGGGTTAATTCTATTATTTCTATAATCAGTAATACCTTCATCCACTTGATAATGAGGGTAATGTAAACCTGGCCCTTGCATGTTTTCAGGGTGTGGATATAAATGTACCAATTTGCCAGGATCAATAGCACCTGATGGTAAAACCCTAGAGTGTCTTGGAGTAGTATTTAACGACAGATTACACGTTTGAGCTAGAGGACTATGTTGAGAGCCAGAGCTCTGTCTGGACGTCAATCCTGAGATAGAAGCAGTGGGAGAATAATCGTCAGGATTAGCACTCAATCTATAATCTTGAGATTGATTTGGTTCATTGTAGTATGGGGAATATTGATTTCTTGCCAATATAGGATGGCCAAGGACAGGCATATGTCTGTTGGTAGGTTGAGTATAATATTGTTCAGTGTAACCTGGAGACACAGAGTGGGGAAGCTGAAGACTGCCGCGATAAACATTTTCTGGCATATTATCATGCCTagaaagaaaacatattttaaataacacaaTACGATTTTTAAGAATCATATTTAGagtaataagttaaaaaaacattttcaataCAAACtcttatattctttaaaagttatgtgcatataaatttttataaatgtatttacataaaatctatatataatttatttatacaaaaccTATACGTTAAAGGTTCATTGAATTAAtgccataaatattttaagctccattcaaattattttctgtagtctactttataataattataactaaaagcattgtatttgaaatttttgggaacAGTGATAGAAATTATAATTTGGTTGACTAACAGCCAGCTACAATTGGACATAGTTATGCATAACGCGACCAAGCgccaaattcttttttttttgtattattgtgTCATCTGACGGCCAAATACCATATTTATCTACGAAAAAAATCTCGAGCGTTAGAAATCTATAGTtaaggatatattttaaattaaactaagcGCCAAACGGTTTATAACACTAGTTGCATTTTGCATAAAACGACTAAATTCCACGAAATAGGTCAATTAAACGCCATGATACTGGGCGCTTGGCTTAGTAATGCAAATAGCAGTTAAGTTCGGTCACGTGATCTGGCACCGAAAAATAGGTAATATATCACGtgatatttgtcaaattttgatcatttttctCGCAAATGCATTTACGGAACTTAGCTAGGAAATATCAACAGACGTTTCTTgagtgatttaatttaaattttcaaaaaatcctgaCTGCTTTTTTACTAAATCGcgcatatgaaataaatttagagaTAAGTAGATACCAAACTATCTAGTGCTACTATGAAATGGGGCAGTAATAGAACTTTTTAGATAATCGTTAGTTGTTACAAAGATATTctagttttatttgaagtttttCAAGGTATGCTATAGCTATGCACTTGTAATTTGCTTAGCTTATTATGTTAGTAAATAAAGTGGTTTAGTTTTACTGTACTTTTGTTGTttcatttactttaaaataaaaagtgctttTACAGGATTTTCTAAAAGATCTGTAAGGGTTTTAAATAGtcacttttcattttaagtcggtgtttctaacaaaattttcagctGTTCATAAACTACCTTAATGAAAAATATGGCTGTCAGTCGAAATATAtagtctaaaaagaaaatacatggCATTGCATAAACGCGCTATGCGACAAGTTTGGCGTGTGgttcaattttgtaaaataaaaaacctaataataagtaaaaaagcaTAACCAGACTAGGTGACATTTTTtatcataacttctaaaatttattattttttgctaaaagcTTACATAGCATAATTTGAAATAGTGTCTTGGATATAGCTTGCAAAAATTAGATCTGTATTagattttatcgatttttaagGGCATTCGAAACTTAATTGTGTTTTCCCACAATTGTTATTCTGGTGCTTGGTCGCGTTATGCATAACTACGTCCAATTTATGTTGCTATTTTATATTATGCACAATTACAAAGCCTGCATCTTACAAAGTAATATTACCTTCCAAAATAAGTCATCAAATCAGTATTATTAAGCTGATATATTGAGTTTCCTGAGTTAACAAATTCAGGTCTGGGGAATAATGAATTAGGAATATGATTTTCTCGGGATCTATGGAACATATGTGTATTGTTTTGATATCTGGCCTCTGGATAAGTTTCGGCAGGACTAAGCCTGGTTAGATGTGGCTGCCTCATTTGCTGAAAGTGTTGATCCATGGGTGATTGGGTTTGACACTGTTCAGATTCATCCACACTTACTGCATCATCTAAAAATGTAGCACTTCttgaagaataaaaataaatgataatggCATTTATTAACTATAGaaatctttcatttataaagtTACAacaatattatgttttatagtagaaacatttaatactattaaattattattagataaagTTTGGTTGTATAACTACACTACTTTGACAAAACTTTGAGATTCATGTCAGAATTAAACTTTTAGcagagtattttaaattaaaaaactctatTAATCTGTAACTACTAAACATACTTAAAAATTTGCATACGCATTTTTCAATGCTGCCCTAATTGAAAACTAACACACAAATCGATATCATTTCATTTACAATATTATCATGTTATTTATAACTCCTCACATAGCCTAAGACATCTATGAACTAGgactagttttaaaattattcctagTTCAACTTATGAAGTCAATATATTCATTAGTCAACCAGTATGCAAGTctataaattatgaattttttagagAGTGTTTGAAAGAAAtgacaaaataagaaaattaaggtTTCAAAGTTTAAAATAGATTGTGGAacaattacaataaattttttttattaagcccCAATGAAGTAGTCCTGAGGGTAACCACCCTAcagagaaaaaaacaattttaatacgAGCAAAATAAGAtagaagaaatattattaaataagttggttattttttcccaaaaatgaTGTTTCAATCACACTTAATAAgtattaagtataaatatatatgtctATTATGTATATATAGTGTCCCGaaaaatgtgggaaatctctcggattcaggtagaaaataaaaaaataatatagatggGCCTTTCTATGGGCCTTCCCTACGAAGATACGGCTCCTTAAAGACGCCGCTGGAAACCGTTTTTCCTTGAATAACTTTTAAAGTACTTgggataatttaataaaaattttaagttatcaacACTACTAACCtcttaaaacacatttaccttgtttattttaccaggggcggactaggttgtacattataatgcttctatttttaacaccctgtatgataaactaaataataaatatggctagcttgaaccttaaactaaagaaaagacACTCTTGTgcattattgataaaattaagcGTTTTGGAGAATAAAAATTAAGGAGTCaccgttttattttaattaaaaagaaccatgaTATGTTCTTTTCTTCAGCGATGCGACATGTATTCAAACAACAGAGAAGTTCCATAAGTTGATTAATCTGAAAAagtagatgttttaaaaaatgcagtgTGGTTCTTAGAAAGGCATCTtaacaaaattgtttaaaaaaatgtaaacctatcatatagaagaaatattaatagataagatgagtatttttttcttccaagaaTGATGTTTCAACGGCACTTGATTACTGCGCTACTCTATTGTACCTATATTGTGTTTCAtccttatatatttaaaatgtaaccAGTATATCGagtataaatatattatgagtgttatgtataaatatgttggtataataaattatgcaaTAAATCGTGTAAATGAATTGGGGGATTATAGTTTAAGTATAGCACTTA
This window harbors:
- the LOC126748903 gene encoding uncharacterized protein LOC126748903, whose product is MEDGGTVTPQTSGSDITSEKMVAPSTSNAARRAMLEERKRDIEAMLAKYHLELKKLCIQEAELTGVMPQEMPVEIGEIPPTIRRKVGTAYQLNEKLLNLSIKESSREQLIADLELRIQVHINLMNAALGLSMEGNISKTVKRQHAKEYIKYKEQVRQLEEQLIQLKEKAALEVKQKKKSRVPEPHDDAVSVDESEQCQTQSPMDQHFQQMRQPHLTRLSPAETYPEARYQNNTHMFHRSRENHIPNSLFPRPEFVNSGNSIYQLNNTDLMTYFGRHDNMPENVYRGSLQLPHSVSPGYTEQYYTQPTNRHMPVLGHPILARNQYSPYYNEPNQSQDYRLSANPDDYSPTASISGLTSRQSSGSQHSPLAQTCNLSLNTTPRHSRVLPSGAIDPGKLVHLYPHPENMQGPGLHYPHYQVDEGITDYRNNRINPHNQTEPTFGTPRNTNTFDRHSNLVTIQPHQQYENNGMSDIHGRLEASSIAGTLWTSQCDKRFGSLDRRRAITKKEVFDEITNQARPDEENGFRKPVLHPLKRHIDGRALVRTQSLGSVGLNTENIYHPSDDTVSSCDGERRPRPILKRKEKDWVETSLDGPLNECQPLSRSQSTVPPTFLPDQAFTAMRTSPEHSADSPCSNEKFQVNNYGYRHSPVSPKPLLEIPAESNPSPRVSEQLNIEMLNNNIPKNCMMVQQGIIKPYHEETKPFEMSDFYKYSTKFKKSPQKEATERSSNLSLSPRGAACSRNLTGNWQSWETSQNGVPDSPNDNITLDSHRRMSSSLNSSEDQRYAEVPTVSQRYPGDINNWLQHQENNNRPSQSGNRSSSNATLV